In the genome of Planococcus donghaensis, the window CAATCGTTTTTACCGCAACCGATTTGCACAGTGGCTCAACTAGATGCTTTGTCTACTAGCAAAGATCATTTAGTGCTGCTGGACTTACCAGAATCAGAAGAGCAACTAGCAGAGGTTTTGGCAAAGTTAAAACCAAAACGAATTTATGCGCATTTTCATGCCAAGGACTCTCAGTATTTCGAGCAAATTCCAACGCGTGAACAATTCAAATGGTTGTTCGCTTTTATTAAAAAGCGGGGATCATTTGACTTTAATAAACATTGTGACGAGTTAGCAAAACACAAAGGTTGGACCCGCGAATCATTATTTTTCATGCTGCAGGTGTTTTTTGAACTTGGTTTTGTTACACTTAACAATGGCATTACCGAGATTGCGCAATCGCCAAGCAAACAGGATTTATCAGAAGCTCCGATTTACAAACGTCGTGAGCAGCAGATTGCCTTAGAGCAAAAGCTTTTGTATGCGTCTTTTAAAGATTTAAAAGAGTGGTTCGATACGAAAGTATCTGCCAAGGAGGAAGAAATATGGATTTAAAACAGTACATTACCATTGTTGAAGATTGGCCAAAACCAGGAATTCGTTTTAAAGACATCACGTCGTTGATGGATAACGGAACTGCCTATAAGTATGCAACAGATCAAATTGTTGAATACGCAAAAACAGTAAATGCTGAAATCATTGTAGGGCCTGAAGCACGCGGATTTATCATCGGCTGCCCAGTCGCTTATGCACTTGAACTTGGCTTTGCTCCTGTACGGAAAGAAGGCAAATTGCCACGTGAAGTGATCAAAGCCGAATACGGCCTTGAATACGGAACAGATATTTTAACGATGCATAAAGATGCTATCAAACCGGGTCAACGCGTATTGATCACGGATGACTTGCTTGCAACGGGTGGCACAATTGGGGCTACGATTAACTTAGTAGAACAGCTAGGCGGCATTGTCGTTGGCTGCGCATTTTTGATTGAATTGACTTACTTAGATGGACGCAAAAATTTAGGCGGCTATGACGTCACGACATTAATGCAATATTAATATGAAATCTCTTTGCCTTTTGGTAAAGAGATTTTTTTCTAACATCACGGGTATAGATACTGTAATAACTATATAAGCGAGGTGCCTGAATGATGAAGTTGGAAAAAAATCACAATCCCCTTTTAAATGCCGCATGGATTGACCAATTGTTGGACAATCGTACACCCCTAGAAGAAATAACCTACGAAACAGAGCGATATTTTAAAGCGATTAAAAAAGATTTTGCTATGAGCAAGTATTCTCGTCAGAAAAAAACATTCGTGCAACACGTTTGGTCCCTGTTTTCAGAAAAATTTACAATAGAAGATGAAGAGGGTTTCAAAAGTGTTGTTTCTGGAAATAATCTTTATCCGTCGTGGAAAGAGCGGCTTGATCGAGAGTACCGAAAACTAGAGTCCACTATTTTAGACCGCGTCGTTGTGACCGATTATGGGGCCATGGGAGATGGACTAACCGACAATACAGCTGCCTTTTACCGTGCATTTGGTAAAGGTGCGATAGAAGTAAAAGTACCGGCAGGCGTTTATTTAGTTAAAGGATTGCGTATTCCATCTTGGACGCGTCTAGTTGGAGCTGGCAAAGGCAAGACGATTATAAAGCTTCATCCAGATGCACCGCGCCGGACACGGTTACTGACTAACCGCAATTACATAAAAGGCAATCGGAATATTTCTGTAGAACAGTTAACGTTAGACTGGAACGTGGAACGTCTTGGCAATATTGAGAAAACCAGCACGGGTAATAATTACTCGAGTTGTTTAACATACTCAAATCTCACATACGGATGGGTAAAAAATGTAGAAGCGCTCAATCCTGGATTGCACTGCTTTGATATTACTTCGCCGTTTTATAATTATGCAGGTGATGGGTTACGCGGAAAGAGCGGTAGCCAATTTGTTTGGCTTGATGGCGTTAACGGTTCAGGATTTGGTGACGACGGGGTAACGACGCATCATAGCGATTATATTTTCGTCTCAAACTCTCATTTTAGTGACCCGAGCGGGCGAGCGCATAAACAAGGGGTATCTAATTCAAATGGCTTTGAAATAGACGATGGATCTAGACATGTCTGGCTCGTCAACAATTCGAGTGCACGCTGTTTTGGTGGTGTCGAAATAAAAGCCCACGCGGAATCATCAGCAGCGACAGGCGTTCATATATCGGGTCATTTATCTGTTCATGATAATCGATCGTTT includes:
- a CDS encoding adenine phosphoribosyltransferase; the encoded protein is MDLKQYITIVEDWPKPGIRFKDITSLMDNGTAYKYATDQIVEYAKTVNAEIIVGPEARGFIIGCPVAYALELGFAPVRKEGKLPREVIKAEYGLEYGTDILTMHKDAIKPGQRVLITDDLLATGGTIGATINLVEQLGGIVVGCAFLIELTYLDGRKNLGGYDVTTLMQY
- a CDS encoding glycosyl hydrolase family 28-related protein gives rise to the protein MKLEKNHNPLLNAAWIDQLLDNRTPLEEITYETERYFKAIKKDFAMSKYSRQKKTFVQHVWSLFSEKFTIEDEEGFKSVVSGNNLYPSWKERLDREYRKLESTILDRVVVTDYGAMGDGLTDNTAAFYRAFGKGAIEVKVPAGVYLVKGLRIPSWTRLVGAGKGKTIIKLHPDAPRRTRLLTNRNYIKGNRNISVEQLTLDWNVERLGNIEKTSTGNNYSSCLTYSNLTYGWVKNVEALNPGLHCFDITSPFYNYAGDGLRGKSGSQFVWLDGVNGSGFGDDGVTTHHSDYIFVSNSHFSDPSGRAHKQGVSNSNGFEIDDGSRHVWLVNNSSARCFGGVEIKAHAESSAATGVHISGHLSVHDNRSFNFRHIGHHKKEDPQSLSAFNIRAQKLVSIEPTETALYKSSSPRSLVVSGYRNVAINRFLFIGDPNYDYKQKPAVAIQYRAECVSLTNGVIENFVTANADVSIAGGEQSANSVRIKNLLSIASAKETVKVGAESSLIHLEEVRKRSNLFYN